In the genome of Massilia sp. W12, the window ATGATGACTTCCTTGTTTTTGGAAAATACATGCCCAATTTACTGGCGGTTCCGACGTTGAAATGCCGGACTCATCCTTTTTCCTGGGCAGACGGAAACGCAAGATTCTAGCCGATGCACGCATCAGCGTCAAGGCGTTACTTATCGCCAGATGTCCGGATTTCACGCAGGTTTCTGCGGTATTTGCTGCCGTTTGCCTGCAAAACATGGATCGACACATGCCACGCAAAAAAACTGACGCCCAGACCTGGTACCGCCCGCCGGCGGATGATGTCTGCCCTTTATGCGGACGCATCATTCCGCCGGAACAAAAAGATGCGCATCATCTGATTCCAAAAATGAAGGGCGGGCGGGAAACGCAATTCATGCACCGCATCTGCCACCGCCAGATTCACGCGCTATTCAGCGAAAGCGAACTGGCGCAGCACTATTGCACGGTGGAGGCCTTGCTGGCGCACCCGGAGATTCAAAAATTTGTGAACTGGATCAAACGCAAGCCGCCCGGTTTTTATGACCGCTCCAAGCGCAGCAAGCAATGGCGCTGAGATGAATTGCGCGTCAGCAGCTACAATGGCAGACCCTCGAACGATCCAAAAAACTTGATTGCGCCGCAATGCGTTTGCCGGCAGAAAGGAAATCACATGGAATGCACAGTGCGCTGGATGGGCCAATCCGGCATGAGTTTTATCGCTGAAACCGGCTCCGGTCATATGTTGACAATGGATGGCGCGCCCGATGGCGGCGGCCGTAATCTGGCGGCGCGCCCGATGGAGTTGCTGCTGTCCGGCGCCGGCGGCTGCACAGCCTACGATGTGGTGCTGATTTTGAAACGCGGGCGGCATGATGTGCGCGGCTGCGATGTGAGCTTAAAGGCGGAGCGCGCGGAACAGGATCCGAAAGTGTTTACCGCCATCCATTTTCATTTCACCGTACGCGGCCGCAATCTGCCGCAAACAGCGGTGGAACGGGCCATCAACCTGTCCCACGAAAAATACTGTTCTGCTTCGATCATGCTGGAAAAGAGTGCGAAAATCACGCATTCCTTTGAGATCATCGACGATCTGGCAGATGCGCCGGGAGCTTGAGCGGGTTCAGATATGATAGGCGGAGGTGGTCATCACCTTCGCCATCGCCTGCATGATTTTCTGCACCGGAAAGGGCACTGCCGCCGCCCCCATGGCCTGCGCATGGGCGCCGTGCTGCATTTCATCCACCCGCATCTGCTCGACAATTGCACGCGATTTGGCGTCTTCTGCCGGCAACATCTGCAAATGGCTGGCCAGATGCGCTTCCACCTGGCGCTCAGTTTCCACCACAAAACCCAGGCTGGCGGCGTCGCCCAGCTTGGCCGCCGCCGCCCCCAAGGCATAGGAAGCGGCATACCACAAGGGGTTGAGAATGCTCACGCCATATCCCAATTCCTGCAAACGCTCGGCAGTCCAGGCTAAATGGTCTTCTTCTTCACGCCCGGCTTGCGCCAACTCGGCGCGCAACTGCGGATTTTCTGCAAAACGGGCTTGGGCGTTATACAAAGCCTGGGCGCACACTTCGCCAACATGATTGATGCGCATCAAGCCGGCAGCATGTTTTTTTTGCTGCGCATCGAGCGCACTTTCATTGCATGCATTGGCGGGATTCGCTCTTTGCGCTTGCGCCACGCCGGACACGGTGCGCAGGGCGCGGTCGAGATCGCGCACCACCTCATCCAAGATGGGCGGACGCGGTAAGGAAAAGGGGAAGTCTGCCATGACGCACCTTCAACAAAGCAAGGGGGATAAGCGATTATACCCCGTCGCCGTGCGCCGCCCATGCGCGCCGGACTCAACTCAGCATGCGGGCGCCGCCCCAGCGCCCGCTATCGCACAGATCGCGGCTGACATCGACCACCAGCCGCGCCACTGCCGCCGCCGCTGTGGTCAAGGGAATGGTTTTAGAGGCGCACAGGGCCACCGTGCGCGTCAGCGCCGGCTTGACGATGGGGCAGGAAATAATTTTTTCGCGCTCGATTTCATCTTGCAGCGGGGCCACCGGCAAAATGGTGGCGCCCATATCAGCCATGATGGCGGACTTTAAAATCGTCACCGAATTGATTTCAATCACATGCTCCAGTTTCAAGCCCATGCTGCGCGCGGTGTTTTCAATTCTGGGCCGCACGCCGTGCTGCAAGTCCGGCAGAATCAGGGGAATGGTGACGGCTTGCGCCAGGCTGATATTGCGCCGCCGCTTGCCAAAGCGCGAGTTGGCGCGCCACAGGAAATGCATCTCCTCTTCCACCAGCGGGGTGGTGGAAAACTGCGTCAATTGACCATCATCGAACAGCACGGCCAGGTTGATGCGGCCTGATTTCAATTGCTCGCTCAAATTGCCGGACAATTCTTCAGTCAGTTGCAACACGATTTCTGGATAAGTTTGCTGCACTGCCAGCAAAAGCGGTAAAGCAAGCGCGCCGGAAATACTGTGCGGCAGCCCTAATGCGACAGCGCCGGAAGGGCGGGTGGTGGATTGTGTAACAGCCTGGCGCGCATCGCCGACCTGTTTCAAAATCGCTTGCGCATGTTCATAAAACACTTTGCCGGCGTCAGTTGCGCTCACGCCCTGGGCCGAGCGGTGCAGCAATTGGGCGCCCAATTCCTCTTCCAGCTGGCGCAATTGCTGGGTCAAGGCCGGCTGGGCGATATGCAAGACCAATGCGGCGCGCGACAGCGAGCCGTGATCGACACTGGCGACAAAGTAGCGCAGTTGGCGCAATTCCATGAACTTCCCTCCTCTTTGCTCAAGCGCAAACAGAAGTGTAGCCGGATTGCCGCATGCTGCGGCGGCAATCCACTGCGCGGCCAGCTTTGCGCTTACTCGCTCAGCTGCAAAACCAGTTTGCCCTGATTTTCGCCGGTGAACAGCATATTGAAAGCTTGCGGAAATTGCTCCAAGCCTTGCACGATGTGTTCGCGCGCTTTCAACTTGCCTTGTTGCGCCAGACCGGCCAGCGCTTGCAAACCCTCCATTGCGCGCGGGTAGTAGTCGCCCACCACCATGCCCTTCATCGTGGCGCGCTTCACCAAGAGGGACAGATAATTGGCCGGGCCGCGCACTGGCTGCTGATTATTGTATTGGCTGATGGCGCCGCAAATCACGATACGCGCGCCTACCGCCAGCC includes:
- a CDS encoding HNH endonuclease signature motif containing protein, which codes for MPRKKTDAQTWYRPPADDVCPLCGRIIPPEQKDAHHLIPKMKGGRETQFMHRICHRQIHALFSESELAQHYCTVEALLAHPEIQKFVNWIKRKPPGFYDRSKRSKQWR
- a CDS encoding OsmC family protein, with translation MECTVRWMGQSGMSFIAETGSGHMLTMDGAPDGGGRNLAARPMELLLSGAGGCTAYDVVLILKRGRHDVRGCDVSLKAERAEQDPKVFTAIHFHFTVRGRNLPQTAVERAINLSHEKYCSASIMLEKSAKITHSFEIIDDLADAPGA
- the coq7 gene encoding 2-polyprenyl-3-methyl-6-methoxy-1,4-benzoquinone monooxygenase — protein: MADFPFSLPRPPILDEVVRDLDRALRTVSGVAQAQRANPANACNESALDAQQKKHAAGLMRINHVGEVCAQALYNAQARFAENPQLRAELAQAGREEEDHLAWTAERLQELGYGVSILNPLWYAASYALGAAAAKLGDAASLGFVVETERQVEAHLASHLQMLPAEDAKSRAIVEQMRVDEMQHGAHAQAMGAAAVPFPVQKIMQAMAKVMTTSAYHI
- a CDS encoding LysR substrate-binding domain-containing protein — translated: MELRQLRYFVASVDHGSLSRAALVLHIAQPALTQQLRQLEEELGAQLLHRSAQGVSATDAGKVFYEHAQAILKQVGDARQAVTQSTTRPSGAVALGLPHSISGALALPLLLAVQQTYPEIVLQLTEELSGNLSEQLKSGRINLAVLFDDGQLTQFSTTPLVEEEMHFLWRANSRFGKRRRNISLAQAVTIPLILPDLQHGVRPRIENTARSMGLKLEHVIEINSVTILKSAIMADMGATILPVAPLQDEIEREKIISCPIVKPALTRTVALCASKTIPLTTAAAAVARLVVDVSRDLCDSGRWGGARMLS